The following proteins are encoded in a genomic region of Alnus glutinosa chromosome 8, dhAlnGlut1.1, whole genome shotgun sequence:
- the LOC133876179 gene encoding mitogen-activated protein kinase 19-like has translation MPKPGKVVGPVLPYEDLRSIKAEYGSRMYDRNAVPTPQAVTAQWFLKTHTVNREKSGLEEERDLSQAKPQQCNTTTKPASGMAMDAKANPYIQSQAKGDQLNERITIDAKLLHAQSQFGAAGAAAVAVAAHRNAGAVKYGLS, from the exons ATGC CAAAACCTGGTAAAGTTGTGGGACCAGTACTACCTTATGAGGATTTGAGAAGTATAAAAGCTGAATATGGTTCAAGGATGTATGATAGAAATGCAGTTCCTACTCCTCAGGCAGTAACTGCACAGTGGTTTCTCAAGACTCACACGGTGAATCGAGAGAAATCTGGGTTAGAGGAAGAGAGGGATTTGTCACAGGCCAAACCCCAACAATGCAACACTACAACCAAACCGGCCTCGGGCATGGCAATGGATGCCAAAGCTAATCCATATATCCAATCGCAAGCCAAGGGAGACCAGTTGAACGAACGAATTACCATCGATGCAAAACTGCTGCATGCACAGTCACAATTTGGTGCAGCTGGTGCTGCAGCCGTAGCTGTAGCTGCTCACAGGAATGCAGGAGCGGTTAAGTATGGACTATCTTAA